The following coding sequences lie in one Haematobia irritans isolate KBUSLIRL chromosome 3, ASM5000362v1, whole genome shotgun sequence genomic window:
- the LOC142231484 gene encoding uncharacterized protein LOC142231484 has translation MTKHLFMKILRFCIVDNRYFKYDGKIYRQKKGLPMGSPASPVIADILMEKLLDTSMDKLKEKPKIMTKYVDDLFAILKEDEIDNTLKCLNEFHKSISFTMEIETDNKLPYLDILLIKENGKLITDWYQKDTASGRIMNFFSNHPRSMLINTAKNLVNRVLTISDNKFHKNNRKKLQNILQENNFPPKLIKELISSYKPYLDKENIEKEPKIYRSLSYVKGISERITNSNIVDKNKVNIAHKNYNTLKNIFTKTKDKTPIMETSNVIYQITCNGDNKEPCDKMYIGTTKNKLKTRLSGHKSDIKLRNNNKLQKTALATHCATTKHHPNFDDVRVLERE, from the coding sequence ATGACAAAGCATCTGTTTATGAAAATACTACGTTTCTGTATAGTGGACAATCGATATTTTAAATACGACGGAAAAATATACAGGCAGAAAAAAGGCTTACCCATGGGATCACCAGCATCTCCGGTCATAGCAgacattttaatggaaaaattgttAGACACATCTATGGACAAGTTAAAAGAAAAACCCAAAATTATGACTAAGTACGTTGACGACCTATTTGCGATATTAAAAGAGGACGAAATAGATAACACATTAAAATGCCTTAATGAATTTCATAAAAGCATAAGTTTTACGATGGAAATAGAAACGGATAATAAACTGCCTTACTTGGACATACTactaataaaagaaaatggaaaacttATTACAGACTGGTATCAGAAAGATACAGCATCAGGAAGAATAATGAACTTCTTTTCCAATCACCCAAGGTCCATGCTAATAAATACGGCCAAAAACTTAGTAAACAGAGTACTGACAATAAGCGAtaataaattccataaaaacaacagaaaaaagctGCAAAATATACttcaagaaaataattttccacCAAAACTAATAAAAGAACTAATTTCATCTTACAAACCCTACttggacaaagaaaatatagagaaagAACCCAAAATTTACAGATCCTTATCCTATGTAAAAGGAATTTCGGAAAGGATAACAAACTCTAACATAGTAGACAAAAATAAAGTCAATATTGcccataaaaattacaatacactaaaaaacattttcacaaaaactaAAGACAAGACGCCTATTATGGAAACATCTAATGTTATCTATCAAATAACATGTAATGGAGATAACAAAGAACCATGTGACAAAATGTATATTGGAActacgaaaaataaattaaaaacaagactgtCGGGACACAAATCAGACATAAAACTCCGCAATAACAACAAACTCCAAAAAACCGCGCTTGCAACACACTGTGCGACAACGAAACATCACCCGAACTTTGACGATGTGAGAGTATTGGAGAGAGAGTAG
- the LOC142231485 gene encoding uncharacterized protein LOC142231485 translates to MNNDKEEQEKARTKFATSVENHINKMSHSGREKYIINTVERTKKFLNANKNIYILNADKGNVTVAMEKEEYKERMLKIVGDMMTYQRVNKDPTQALQKRNNELVEELFKNNIISEAEKKNLKADNVIAPRLYGLPKIHKEGYPLRPICSSVKSPSSEMCKYVADILKCLTVKSRYNVRDSVQFRDRIKHLTIQKDEKLISFDVVSLFPSVPVDAALQIIEERWNEITVHTNMTKHLFMKILRFCIVDNRYFKYDVKIYRQKKGLPMGSPASPVIADILMEKLLDTSMDKLKEKPKIMTKYVDDLFAILKEDEIDNTLKCLNEFHKSISFTMEIETDNKLPYLDILLIKENGKLITDWYQKDTASGRIMNFFSNHPRSMLINTAKNLVNRVLTISDNKFHKNNRKKLQNILQENNFPPKLIKELISSYKPYLDKENIEKEPKIYRSLSYVKGISERITNSNIVDKNKVNIAHKNYNTLKNIFTKTKDKTPIMETSNVIYQITCNGDNKEPCDKMYIGTTKNKLKTRLSGHKSDIKLRNNNKLQKTALATHCATTKHHPNFDDVRVLERESSNSKRLTLEMLYINNVPTEKRMNYKSDTDNIAHIYRHIIDKTTRYASTQHQRKQEGNQCNKKTNLISRIEDFGIKIIQYHWKSSQEKSQFGAVLGACGMIEPYFFKDDTNRNVTVNGECFHDKLSNFVLPNMQELDVGFPQDDDTCPVMPIRLALAKWCGWSEKLEKQISLFYVVNVFPNDKPSNKRMKNTNNIKRYGQYEYGDNVDVVFGTEVIRNQTNHTIEMKKKGK, encoded by the exons ATGAACAATGACAAGGAAGAGCAAGAAAAGGCTAGGACAAAATTCGCAACATCGGTAGAGAATCACATTAACAAAATGTCCCATAGTGGAagagaaaaatatattataaacacAGTGGaacgaactaaaaaatttttaaatgccaACAAGAATATTTACATACTAAACGCAGACAAAGGAAACGTTACAGTGGCCATGGAGAAGGAAGAATATAAAGAGAGGATGTTAAAAATTGTAGGAGATATGATGACATATCAAAGAGTAAATAAAGACCCCACACAAGCCCTACAAAAGAGAAATAATGAGTTAGTTGAAGAACTTTTCAAGAATAATATCATATCGGAAGCGGAAAAGAAGAACCTTAAGGCAGATAATGTGATAGCACCAAGGCTGTACGGACTACCAAAAATCCATAAAGAAGGATACCCATTGAGACCAATATGCTCTTCGGTTAAATCCCCGTCCTCGGAGATGTGTAAATATGTGGCAGATATTCTGAAATGCTTGACAGTTAAATCTAGATATAATGTTCGGGATTCAGTGCAATTTAGAGATAGGATAAAACACTTGACGATCCAAAAGGATGAGAAATTAATTTCGTTTGACGTAGTATCGCTTTTCCCAAGTGTACCAGTTGACGCAGCACTCCAAATAATAGAAGAAAGGTGGAATGAAATAACTGTGCACACGAATATGACAAAGCATCTGTTTATGAAAATACTACGTTTCTGTATAGTGGACAATCGATATTTTAAATACGACGTAAAAATATACAGGCAGAAAAAAGGCTTACCCATGGGATCACCAGCATCTCCGGTCATAGCAgacattttaatggaaaaattgttAGACACATCTATGGACAAGTTAAAAGAAAAACCCAAAATTATGACTAAGTACGTTGACGACCTATTTGCGATATTAAAAGAGGACGAAATAGATAACACATTAAAATGCCTTAATGAATTTCATAAAAGCATAAGTTTTACGATGGAAATAGAAACGGATAATAAACTGCCTTACTTGGACATACTactaataaaagaaaatggaaaacttATTACAGACTGGTATCAGAAAGATACAGCATCAGGAAGAATAATGAACTTCTTTTCCAATCACCCAAGGTCCATGCTAATAAATACGGCCAAAAACTTAGTAAACAGAGTACTGACAATAAGCGAtaataaattccataaaaacaacagaaaaaagctGCAAAATATACttcaagaaaataattttccacCAAAACTAATAAAAGAACTAATTTCATCTTACAAACCCTACttggacaaagaaaatatagagaaagAACCCAAAATTTACAGATCCTTATCCTATGTAAAAGGAATTTCGGAAAGGATAACAAACTCTAACATAGTAGACAAAAATAAAGTCAATATTGcccataaaaattacaatacactaaaaaacattttcacaaaaactaAAGACAAGACGCCTATTATGGAAACATCTAATGTTATCTATCAAATAACATGTAATGGAGATAACAAAGAACCATGTGACAAAATGTATATTGGAActacgaaaaataaattaaaaacaagactgtCGGGACACAAATCAGACATAAAACTCCGCAATAACAACAAACTCCAAAAAACCGCGCTTGCAACACACTGTGCGACAACGAAACATCACCCGAACTTTGACGATGTGAGAGTATTGGAGAGAGAGAGTAGCAACAGCAAAAGATTAACATTAGAAATGTTGTACATTAACAATGTACCCACAGAGAAGAGAATGAACTACAAATCAGATACAGATAACATTGCTCACATATACAGACACATCATAGACAAGACAACTAGATATGCAAGTACTCAGCATCAGAGAAAGCAAGAGGGAAATCAGTGCAATAAAA AGACGAATCTCATAAGCAGAATTGAAGATTTTGGAATAAAGATCATACAGTACCATTGGAAAAGCTCCCaagaaaagtcacagtttggtgCGGTTTTAGGGGCTTGTGGTATGATCGAACCGTACTTCTTCAAAGATGATACGAATCGTAATGTAACTGTGAATGGTGAGTGCTTTCATGACAAATTATCCAATTTTGTTTTACCCAACATGCAAGAGCTTGACGTGGGGTTTCCTCAAGATGATGACACATGTCCAGTGATGCCAAttcg